The proteins below come from a single Danaus plexippus chromosome 9 unlocalized genomic scaffold, MEX_DaPlex mxdp_24, whole genome shotgun sequence genomic window:
- the LOC116767562 gene encoding ankyrin repeat and MYND domain-containing protein 2: MENKSEEQAQPEKSIFTAIAQGDLPEFKNILAQHKGSVDFFDENGMTALQHAAYKGNKDMVQLLLDRGADVNSGKHEYNYTALHFGALSGNSDVCKLLLDAGAKPTATNSVGRSASQMAAFVGNHHTVATINNYVPASEISYFSVVQGQQTEPHLPPFLVESLHKLVLGVNIHPVRLALNLQHMSALLENAEKVSKVLEMLCKKEMTRGSDTNEVMAFKYHYLAYILREINNIRDKQKPVESKEDKKHDVIEIFSKKLLKPGKDGVSLDLMDSFLKDCVREFPYRECTTFHQMVTSLTSKDPPPALTVINCTINGQRGFVDAIPYCSTCGEEKPAKKCSKCKTVQYCDRECQRLHWFVHKKACNRESSVPVNSKPNIDPSEITAELQNLVAG, encoded by the exons atggaaaataaaagcGAAGAACAAGCACAACctgaaaaatctattttcacTGCCATTGCCCAAGGCGACCTCCCCGAATTTAAGAATATCCTCGCACAACATAAGGGGAGCGTCGATTTCTTTGATGAAAATGGCATGACGGCGTTACAGCACGCGGCTTATAAGGGTAACAAGGATATGGTGCAACTCCTTCTCGATAgg GGTGCGGATGTGAATTCCGGCAAACACGAGTACAACTATACAGCTCTTCATTTCGGAGCTCTGTCTGGAAACTCTGATGTTTGTAAGTTACTTTTAGATGCAGGTGCTAAACCAACTGCCACTAACTCTGTAGGACGCAGTGCTTCTCAAATGGCAGCATTTGTTGGTAACCATCACACAGTGGCTACTATCAACAACTATGTACCGGCTAGCGAAATATCCTATTTTTCGGTAGTTCAAGGGCAACAAACAGAACCACATTTACCACCATTCTTGGTTGAATCTCTTCATAAACTTGTTCTTGGTGTAAACATCCACCCCGTCAGACTGGCATTAAACTTACAACACATGTCAGCTCTTTTAGAGAATGCAGAAAAAGTCAGCAAAGTGCTTGAGATGCTTTGCAAAAAGGAAATGACAAGAGGTAGTGATACAAATGAAGTTATggcatttaaatatcattacctCGCTTATATCCTAAGGGAGATCAATAATATACGAGACAAACAGAAACCTGTAGAAAGCAAGGAGGACAAGAAACACgatgttattgaaattttttctaAGAAGCTATTAAAACCTGGCAAGGATGGTGTGTCATTAGACCTCATGGATTCCTTCCTCAAGGACTGTGTCCGAGAGTTTCCCTACAGAGAATGTACAACGTTCCACCAAATGGTAACATCTCTGACTAGTAAAGACCCACCTCCAGCTCTAACAGTGATCAACTGTACAATTAATGGTCAGAGAGGATTTGTTGATGCTATCCCCTACTGCAGCACTTGCGGGGAAGAAAAACCAGCCAAGAAGTGCTCAAAATGCAAAACAGTTCAATATTGCGACCGCGAATGCCAGCGTTTACATTGGTTTGTACACAAGAAGGCGTGTAACAGAGAATCTAGTGTACCCGTCAATTCAAAACCCAACATCGACCCATCAGAAATTACCGCCGAGTTGCAAAATCTTGTTGCCGGAtaa